In Longimicrobiales bacterium, a single window of DNA contains:
- a CDS encoding amidohydrolase: MKRALVACALLGLGCASAQTPGAQSPAPGERRDGEADVAFPSTYEAREAPPVLIRNATILTAAGPRIENGSVLMRNGRIAAVGRDIDVPPGARVIDASGKWVTPGIIDSHSHLGDYPAPGVDAVSDGNEMVSPNTAEVWAEHSVWPQDPQFELARAGGITALQILPGSANLFGGRSVTVKNVPSVTVQGMKFPGAPYGLKMACGENPKRVYGERGGPATRMGNVAGYRAAWIRAAKYRDDMEGDPARRPTRDLELETLAGVLEGDILVQHHCYRADEMAQVIDVADEFGYQVSSFHHAVEAYKIGELLRERDICASIWADWWGFKLEAYDGIQQNAALLHEDGACIVIHSDDAQGIQRLNQEAAKAMAAGNRNGIRISYEDAIRWITINPAKAIGVDDVTGSLESGKMADVVIWDGDPFSVYSKAEKVFVDGALLYDRLDPSTHRQSDFMLGILPQEVMP; encoded by the coding sequence ATGAAGCGAGCGCTTGTTGCGTGCGCGCTGCTCGGGCTCGGCTGCGCATCCGCGCAGACGCCGGGGGCGCAATCACCGGCACCGGGCGAGCGGCGCGACGGCGAAGCGGACGTCGCGTTCCCGTCGACGTACGAGGCGCGCGAGGCACCGCCCGTCCTCATCCGGAACGCGACGATCCTGACCGCCGCGGGGCCACGGATCGAGAACGGGTCCGTGCTGATGCGGAACGGCCGGATCGCGGCGGTGGGCCGCGACATCGACGTGCCGCCGGGCGCCCGCGTGATCGACGCTTCGGGCAAGTGGGTCACGCCCGGCATCATCGATTCGCACTCGCATCTCGGTGACTATCCGGCACCCGGTGTCGACGCGGTCAGCGACGGCAACGAGATGGTGAGCCCGAACACGGCCGAGGTGTGGGCGGAGCATTCGGTCTGGCCGCAGGACCCGCAGTTCGAGCTGGCGCGCGCGGGTGGCATCACCGCACTGCAGATCCTGCCGGGCTCCGCAAACCTGTTCGGCGGACGCAGCGTCACGGTCAAGAACGTGCCGTCCGTCACGGTGCAGGGGATGAAGTTCCCGGGGGCGCCGTACGGTCTCAAGATGGCGTGTGGCGAGAATCCGAAGCGCGTGTACGGCGAGCGCGGCGGACCGGCAACGCGGATGGGCAACGTCGCAGGGTACCGCGCTGCATGGATCCGTGCGGCAAAGTACCGCGACGACATGGAAGGTGATCCGGCGCGTCGCCCCACGCGCGACCTCGAGCTCGAGACCCTGGCCGGGGTGCTCGAGGGCGACATCCTGGTGCAGCACCACTGCTACCGCGCGGACGAGATGGCGCAGGTCATCGACGTCGCGGACGAGTTCGGCTACCAGGTCTCGTCGTTTCACCACGCCGTCGAAGCGTACAAGATTGGCGAGCTGCTCAGGGAGCGCGACATCTGCGCTTCAATCTGGGCGGACTGGTGGGGCTTCAAGCTCGAGGCCTACGACGGCATCCAGCAGAATGCCGCGCTGCTCCACGAGGACGGGGCATGCATCGTCATCCACTCCGACGACGCGCAGGGGATCCAGCGGTTGAACCAGGAGGCCGCGAAGGCCATGGCCGCCGGCAACCGGAACGGCATCCGCATCAGCTACGAGGATGCGATTCGCTGGATCACCATCAACCCTGCGAAAGCGATCGGCGTCGACGACGTGACGGGCTCGCTCGAGTCCGGCAAGATGGCCGACGTCGTCATCTGGGACGGCGATCCGTTCAGCGTTTACTCCAAGGCGGAGAAGGTCTTCGTCGATGGCGCGCTGCTCTACGACCGGCTCGATCCGTCCACGCACCGCCAGAGCGACTTCATGCTGGGCATCCTGCCGCAGGAGGTGATGCCATGA
- a CDS encoding glycosyltransferase has product MPRVSILLPARDAAAHLAAAIASLEAQTFSDYEVIAVDDGSTDRTGALLADWAVRDGRVRVLPGRARGIVAALDAAANAADGDLLARMDADDVAHPERLARQVALLDSDDSIGACGTRVRYFPRERVRGGARRYERWLNSLTEPSELERDLFVECPIAHPALMMRRVAYERAGGYQEHGWPEDYDLVLRLHAAGARLANVPEVLLDWREGEGRLSRTDERYTEFAFQQCKAHHLAATRLAGRDVVVWGAGPVGKRFARALACEQVRVAAFVDVDPRKIGQTVHGAPVVAPERIAAFRGYYVVAAVAGAAARSEIRAALIAAGRDEITGFCAVA; this is encoded by the coding sequence TTGCCGCGCGTTTCCATCCTGCTGCCCGCGCGTGATGCCGCGGCCCACCTGGCCGCGGCAATCGCGTCTCTCGAAGCCCAGACATTCTCCGACTACGAAGTCATTGCCGTCGACGACGGCTCGACGGACCGCACCGGCGCACTGCTGGCCGACTGGGCGGTGCGCGACGGCCGTGTGCGCGTGCTGCCCGGCCGCGCGCGTGGCATCGTCGCCGCGCTGGATGCCGCTGCGAATGCCGCCGATGGCGACCTGCTCGCGCGCATGGACGCCGACGATGTCGCACATCCGGAGCGCCTGGCGAGGCAGGTCGCACTGCTCGATTCCGATGACAGCATCGGTGCGTGCGGCACGCGCGTACGCTACTTCCCCCGCGAGCGCGTCCGGGGCGGAGCGCGTCGCTACGAACGCTGGCTCAACTCGCTGACGGAGCCGTCCGAGCTGGAGCGCGACCTCTTCGTCGAGTGTCCCATCGCGCATCCCGCCCTGATGATGCGCCGCGTCGCGTACGAGAGGGCCGGTGGCTACCAGGAGCACGGCTGGCCCGAGGACTACGACCTGGTGCTCCGGCTGCATGCCGCGGGCGCGCGGCTCGCAAACGTACCGGAGGTGCTGCTCGACTGGCGCGAGGGCGAGGGGCGCCTGTCGCGGACGGATGAGCGGTACACGGAGTTCGCCTTCCAGCAGTGCAAGGCACATCACCTCGCGGCCACGCGCCTGGCCGGTCGTGACGTGGTGGTCTGGGGGGCAGGCCCGGTGGGAAAGCGCTTTGCCCGCGCTCTCGCGTGCGAGCAGGTGAGGGTCGCCGCGTTCGTCGACGTCGACCCACGCAAGATCGGCCAGACCGTGCACGGCGCGCCGGTCGTGGCACCCGAGCGCATCGCAGCATTTCGCGGGTACTATGTGGTGGCGGCGGTCGCCGGTGCGGCGGCGCGCTCGGAGATCCGCGCTGCGCTCATCGCCGCCGGCCGGGACGAGATCACCGGCTTCTGCGCGGTGGCCTGA
- the uvrA gene encoding excinuclease ABC subunit UvrA yields MKDRIVIRNARQHNLKGVDLELPRRALVVMTGPSGSGKSTLAFDTIYAEGQRRYVESLSSYAKQFLERMEKPHVDVIEGLSPAVAIEQKNPTKTSRSTVGTATETYDYLRLLFARAGRTWCPVCGRRVLPDTVQSVTDTLMALPDGTRLMITFPLPRSARIAHRTVVENLRALGFMRVLVDGATLELDAAGAEDAAVLGHDLAGAEELLVVVDRTIVRPDARERIADSVGTGYREGEGELIVVNATEERRHRFSEQFHCPDHPEIRFLEPTPRLFSFNNPYGSCPECTGFGAVLEYDESLIVPNPDRSLDEGAVDPWEKPRYARYRSKLLSFAREQGVSLEEPWADLDPDFQDAVVHGTRGFTGVIPFLRSREPKRYKQYIRVFLRRYQSALTCPACGGSRLRPEALFVRVCDMNIAEAAELPVSILLDWAEGLEAGEGGELALAPQEHAIAAPILRELLARLRFLDDVGLGYLSLQRQTRTLSGGEAQRISLANSLGSALTDTLYVLDEPTIGLHPGDSDRLLGLLKQLRQRGNSVLVVEHDPAAIRVADHVVELGPGSGERGGIIVYEGSYDSLLDADTATGRYLSGRDGGPPVRKRRPLDGARIRLTGARQHNLQGVDVEFPVGALTVVTGVSGSGKSTLVHDVFYRALERELAAGETTAKRHLGEAVGEYDRLEGIAHIDDVVLVDQAPIGRSHRSNPVTYVKAFDFIRELYASQPLAKQRGWKPGFFSFNVKGGRCEACQGEGVMQIEMVFLADVFIPCEVCGGRRYKPETLEVTYKGVNIREALDLTVDEAIKFFIREDRLGQMLWQLQQVGLGYLRLGQPAPTLSGGEAQRLKIARELITAAKRRGRRVYVLDEPTTGLSGPEVRKLIGVLGRLVEQGHTVIVIEHNIDVMLAADWIIDLGPGAGDAGGQVVAMGTPREVAQSDGVTARYLRDAMEEPALGV; encoded by the coding sequence GTGAAGGATCGCATCGTTATCCGGAATGCGCGGCAGCACAATCTCAAGGGCGTCGACCTCGAGCTGCCGCGGCGCGCACTGGTCGTGATGACCGGGCCGAGCGGCTCGGGCAAGTCGACCCTTGCGTTCGACACCATCTATGCCGAGGGGCAGCGACGCTACGTCGAGTCGCTGTCGAGCTATGCCAAGCAGTTCCTCGAGCGCATGGAGAAGCCGCACGTCGACGTGATCGAGGGGCTGTCGCCGGCGGTCGCGATCGAACAGAAGAACCCGACCAAGACCAGCCGTTCCACGGTCGGCACGGCCACCGAGACCTACGACTACCTCCGCCTGCTCTTCGCCCGGGCAGGTCGCACCTGGTGCCCGGTGTGCGGCCGCCGCGTGCTGCCCGACACCGTGCAGTCGGTCACGGACACGCTCATGGCGCTTCCGGACGGCACGCGCCTGATGATCACCTTCCCGCTGCCGCGCAGCGCACGCATCGCGCACCGCACGGTCGTCGAAAATCTGCGTGCACTGGGCTTCATGCGCGTGCTCGTCGACGGCGCAACGCTGGAGCTGGATGCAGCGGGGGCCGAGGACGCCGCCGTGCTCGGTCACGATCTCGCGGGCGCGGAGGAACTGCTCGTCGTCGTCGATCGGACGATCGTGCGCCCCGACGCGCGCGAGCGGATTGCCGACTCGGTGGGCACCGGCTACCGGGAGGGCGAGGGCGAGCTGATCGTGGTGAATGCCACGGAGGAGCGGCGTCACCGCTTCTCCGAGCAGTTCCACTGCCCGGATCATCCGGAGATCCGGTTCCTCGAGCCGACGCCGCGGCTCTTCTCCTTCAACAACCCGTACGGCTCCTGTCCCGAGTGCACGGGCTTCGGCGCGGTGCTCGAGTACGACGAGTCGCTGATCGTGCCCAACCCCGATCGTTCGCTGGACGAGGGCGCGGTCGATCCGTGGGAGAAGCCGCGGTACGCGCGCTACCGCAGCAAGCTGCTGTCGTTCGCCCGGGAGCAGGGCGTCTCGCTCGAGGAGCCGTGGGCGGACCTCGATCCGGACTTCCAGGATGCCGTGGTGCACGGCACGCGCGGGTTCACGGGTGTGATCCCGTTCCTCCGCTCACGCGAGCCGAAGCGGTACAAGCAGTACATCCGTGTTTTCCTGCGGCGCTACCAGAGTGCGCTCACCTGCCCGGCGTGCGGCGGCTCGCGGCTGCGCCCGGAAGCCCTGTTCGTGCGCGTCTGTGACATGAACATCGCGGAAGCAGCGGAGCTGCCCGTGTCCATCCTGCTCGACTGGGCCGAAGGCCTGGAGGCGGGCGAAGGCGGCGAGCTTGCACTGGCGCCGCAGGAGCATGCGATTGCCGCACCGATCCTGCGCGAGCTGCTCGCCAGGCTGCGCTTCCTCGACGACGTCGGTCTCGGCTATCTCTCCCTGCAGCGCCAGACACGCACGCTGTCGGGCGGCGAGGCGCAGCGCATCTCGCTCGCGAACTCGCTCGGCTCCGCGCTGACGGACACGCTGTATGTGCTCGACGAGCCGACCATCGGGCTGCACCCCGGCGACAGCGATCGGCTGCTGGGCCTGCTGAAGCAGCTGCGACAGCGTGGCAACAGCGTGCTCGTCGTGGAGCATGATCCCGCCGCAATCAGGGTTGCGGACCACGTCGTCGAGCTGGGGCCGGGCAGTGGCGAGCGCGGTGGCATTATCGTGTACGAAGGCAGCTACGATTCGCTTCTCGACGCGGACACCGCGACCGGCCGGTACCTGTCCGGACGCGACGGCGGCCCGCCCGTTCGCAAGCGGCGCCCGCTCGACGGCGCGCGCATCCGGCTGACAGGGGCACGACAGCACAACCTGCAGGGCGTCGACGTCGAGTTCCCCGTCGGTGCACTGACGGTGGTCACCGGTGTCAGCGGCTCCGGCAAGAGCACTCTGGTGCACGATGTCTTCTACCGTGCACTCGAGCGCGAGCTCGCCGCCGGTGAGACGACGGCCAAACGCCACCTGGGCGAAGCGGTGGGCGAGTACGACCGGCTGGAGGGAATCGCGCACATCGACGATGTAGTGCTCGTCGACCAGGCGCCGATCGGCCGCTCGCACCGCTCGAATCCCGTGACGTACGTCAAGGCGTTCGACTTCATCCGCGAGCTGTACGCGTCCCAGCCGCTCGCGAAGCAGCGAGGCTGGAAGCCGGGCTTCTTCTCCTTCAACGTGAAGGGCGGCCGCTGCGAGGCGTGTCAGGGCGAGGGCGTCATGCAGATCGAGATGGTGTTCCTCGCCGACGTCTTCATCCCGTGCGAGGTGTGTGGCGGCCGCCGTTACAAGCCGGAAACGCTCGAGGTCACCTACAAGGGAGTCAACATCCGTGAGGCGCTCGACCTCACGGTGGACGAGGCGATCAAGTTCTTCATCCGGGAGGACCGCCTCGGCCAGATGCTGTGGCAGCTCCAGCAGGTGGGGCTGGGCTACCTGCGGCTGGGCCAGCCGGCGCCCACGCTGTCCGGGGGTGAGGCGCAGCGGCTCAAGATCGCGCGCGAGCTGATCACCGCGGCAAAGCGACGTGGCCGGCGCGTGTACGTGCTCGACGAGCCGACCACCGGGCTGTCGGGTCCGGAGGTGCGCAAGCTGATCGGCGTGCTCGGCCGTCTGGTCGAGCAGGGCCATACCGTGATCGTGATCGAGCACAACATCGACGTCATGCTGGCCGCGGACTGGATCATCGACCTGGGGCCGGGTGCGGGCGATGCCGGTGGACAGGTGGTCGCCATGGGCACCCCCCGCGAGGTGGCGCAGAGCGACGGCGTGACAGCACGCTACCTGCGTGACGCGATGGAGGAGCCTGCGCTGGGAGTGTGA
- a CDS encoding aminotransferase class V-fold PLP-dependent enzyme has product MSFDPAPWRADTEAVAAGRIHLNNAGASLMPRPVHETIVQHLQREVSLGGYEAADLAREAIGQAHADVGALIGAAARNIAVVENATVAFSQALSAFDFQPGDVIVTSRNDYSSNQLMYLSLAQRRGVRVLRAADLPAGGVDPDSVARLVRSERPRLVAITHVPTNSGLVQRVEDIGRICAREDVPYLVDACQSVGQLPLDVERLQCTYLAATARKFLRGPRGVGFLYVSDAALAAGQYPLYIDLHGAHWAEPDRFELVRDATRFENWEFAYALMLGMGTAAAYAQRVGVEAAGRHASQLARHAREQLAAIPGVRVLDAGEELCAIVTVEIDGHDAHDVVRELRDEAINTSALDRSSAVLDMDDKQARSALRVSPHYYNTAREIDIVVGAIEAIASG; this is encoded by the coding sequence ATGTCGTTCGATCCAGCGCCGTGGAGAGCCGATACGGAGGCGGTCGCCGCCGGCCGCATCCACCTCAACAATGCCGGTGCATCGCTGATGCCGCGCCCGGTGCACGAGACGATCGTGCAGCACCTCCAGCGCGAGGTCAGTCTGGGCGGCTACGAGGCGGCCGACCTCGCACGGGAAGCGATCGGGCAGGCCCACGCCGACGTCGGCGCCCTGATCGGCGCTGCCGCGCGCAACATCGCCGTCGTCGAGAATGCAACGGTCGCATTCTCGCAGGCGCTCTCGGCGTTCGATTTCCAGCCCGGCGACGTGATCGTCACGAGCCGCAACGACTACAGCTCCAACCAGCTGATGTACCTCTCGCTCGCGCAGCGTCGTGGCGTGCGCGTGCTGCGGGCGGCGGATCTGCCGGCGGGCGGAGTCGATCCGGATTCGGTCGCCCGGCTCGTACGCAGCGAGCGGCCGCGCCTGGTCGCGATCACACACGTGCCGACCAATTCCGGACTCGTGCAGCGGGTCGAGGACATCGGCCGCATCTGTGCCCGGGAAGACGTGCCGTACCTCGTCGATGCATGCCAGTCCGTCGGACAGCTGCCGCTCGACGTGGAGCGGCTTCAGTGCACGTACCTGGCTGCAACGGCGCGCAAGTTCCTGCGTGGCCCCCGGGGCGTCGGGTTCCTGTATGTCAGCGACGCGGCACTCGCGGCCGGCCAGTATCCGCTGTACATCGACCTGCACGGCGCGCACTGGGCGGAGCCCGACCGCTTCGAGCTCGTGCGCGACGCGACCCGCTTCGAGAACTGGGAGTTCGCCTACGCGCTGATGCTCGGGATGGGCACGGCCGCGGCCTATGCGCAGCGCGTCGGGGTGGAGGCTGCCGGACGCCACGCGTCGCAGCTCGCTCGTCACGCCCGGGAGCAGCTGGCCGCTATCCCGGGAGTGCGTGTTCTCGATGCCGGTGAAGAGCTGTGTGCGATCGTGACGGTGGAGATCGATGGGCACGATGCACACGACGTCGTGCGCGAGCTGCGCGACGAGGCGATCAACACCAGCGCGCTGGATCGCTCGTCTGCCGTGCTCGACATGGATGACAAGCAGGCGCGCAGCGCGCTGCGCGTTTCGCCGCATTACTACAACACGGCGCGTGAGATCGACATCGTGGTCGGAGCGATCGAGGCGATCGCGAGTGGCTGA
- the yhbY gene encoding ribosome assembly RNA-binding protein YhbY — protein sequence MESLTARQRAHLKSLAHPLKPLFQIGREGVTSNVAGTIAAALETRELLKVKVLEGAPVSAREAADELAGQVEAMHVVQVIGRTIVLYRRHPEKPEIRLP from the coding sequence ATGGAATCACTTACAGCCCGCCAGCGTGCGCATCTCAAGTCGCTCGCTCATCCCCTGAAGCCACTCTTCCAGATCGGCCGTGAGGGCGTCACCTCGAACGTCGCCGGCACGATCGCGGCCGCACTGGAAACGCGCGAGCTGCTGAAGGTCAAGGTCCTGGAGGGTGCACCCGTCTCTGCTCGCGAGGCGGCAGACGAGCTGGCGGGGCAGGTCGAAGCGATGCACGTCGTGCAGGTGATCGGCCGCACCATCGTGCTGTACCGCCGCCACCCGGAGAAGCCGGAGATCCGCCTGCCCTAG
- the hisG gene encoding ATP phosphoribosyltransferase, producing MVRIALPNKGRLATEARDLLERAGLGLEVSSERALQASLGGEFLALFVRAQDIPEFVADGAADLGITGHDLVVESGRDVRDVLDLGFGRCRIVVAARDDSDINGLGDVPRGARVATVFPAIARACFEERGCDVTIVPVSGAAEIAPHLGVADIIVDITSTGSTLKVNGLREIETVLESSARLIARPALLETEQGERATRELSAALESVLRAQGKRYLMANVPRAALEQVKRIIPGLNGPTIIDILNGGEHVAAHAVVNATDVYRVIAELKQAGAEGILVTRIERLMP from the coding sequence ATGGTCAGGATTGCACTACCGAACAAGGGTCGCCTCGCCACCGAGGCGCGCGACCTGCTCGAGCGGGCAGGACTCGGGCTCGAGGTCTCGAGCGAGCGCGCGCTGCAGGCGTCGCTGGGCGGCGAGTTCCTGGCGCTGTTCGTGCGCGCGCAGGACATCCCCGAGTTCGTGGCGGACGGCGCCGCGGATCTCGGGATCACGGGGCACGACCTCGTGGTCGAGAGTGGACGCGACGTCAGGGACGTGCTCGACCTCGGCTTCGGCCGCTGCCGGATCGTGGTCGCCGCCCGCGATGACTCCGACATCAACGGCCTTGGTGACGTGCCGCGCGGCGCCCGCGTCGCCACGGTGTTCCCGGCGATCGCGCGTGCGTGCTTCGAGGAACGCGGATGCGACGTCACCATCGTGCCGGTCTCCGGCGCCGCCGAGATCGCGCCGCACCTCGGCGTCGCGGACATCATCGTCGACATCACGTCCACGGGTTCCACTCTCAAGGTCAATGGGCTGCGGGAGATCGAAACGGTGCTCGAGTCGTCTGCCCGGCTGATCGCGCGGCCCGCGCTGCTCGAGACGGAGCAGGGCGAGCGCGCCACGCGGGAGCTCTCGGCTGCACTCGAGTCGGTGCTGCGCGCGCAGGGCAAGCGCTACCTGATGGCAAACGTGCCGCGGGCAGCTCTCGAGCAGGTGAAGCGCATCATCCCCGGTCTCAACGGCCCCACAATCATCGACATCCTGAACGGCGGCGAACACGTTGCCGCGCACGCGGTCGTCAACGCAACCGACGTATACCGTGTCATCGCGGAGCTGAAGCAGGCGGGCGCCGAGGGCATCCTCGTCACGCGCATCGAGAGGCTGATGCCATGA